The following are encoded in a window of Saccharothrix longispora genomic DNA:
- a CDS encoding TIGR03617 family F420-dependent LLM class oxidoreductase, with translation MKVDRLEIEPDPRTVLDAARETAAAGCDGFWVAETKHDPFVALSRVAGTVDLDLGTAIAVAFARNPMTVAVQANDLHLLSGGRFQLGLGSQVEPHVTKRFGMPWSHPAARMREFVLAVRAIWHSWATGERLRFRGEFYAHTLMTPFFDPGPNPHGAPPVWLAGVGALMTEVAGEVGDGFLCHDFTTERYLREVTLPALARGRARAGRPLAGLGISGPSLVACTDEDVAAVRRRIAFYGSTPSYRKVLDLHGWGDLHEELHRLSRRSRWDDMAGLVTDEVLHAFAVVGTPAEARAELTRRYGDVVTRVAAPVLRTG, from the coding sequence ATGAAGGTCGACCGCCTGGAGATCGAACCCGACCCGCGCACGGTCCTGGACGCCGCGCGGGAGACCGCGGCGGCCGGTTGCGACGGGTTCTGGGTCGCCGAGACCAAGCACGACCCGTTCGTCGCGCTGTCCCGCGTCGCGGGGACCGTCGACCTGGACCTGGGCACCGCCATCGCGGTGGCGTTCGCGCGCAACCCGATGACGGTGGCCGTGCAGGCGAACGACCTCCACCTGCTCTCCGGCGGGCGCTTCCAACTGGGCCTGGGCTCCCAGGTCGAACCGCACGTGACCAAGCGGTTCGGCATGCCGTGGTCGCACCCGGCGGCGCGGATGCGCGAGTTCGTGCTGGCGGTCCGCGCGATCTGGCACAGCTGGGCCACCGGCGAGCGCCTGCGGTTCCGGGGCGAGTTCTACGCGCACACGCTCATGACGCCGTTCTTCGACCCCGGACCCAACCCGCACGGCGCGCCGCCGGTCTGGCTGGCGGGCGTCGGCGCGCTGATGACCGAGGTGGCGGGCGAGGTGGGCGACGGCTTCCTGTGCCACGACTTCACCACCGAGCGGTACCTGCGCGAGGTGACCCTCCCCGCCCTGGCCCGGGGCCGGGCACGCGCCGGCAGGCCGCTCGCGGGCCTGGGGATCAGCGGTCCGTCGCTGGTGGCGTGCACCGACGAGGACGTGGCGGCGGTGCGGCGGCGGATCGCGTTCTACGGCTCGACGCCGTCGTACCGCAAGGTGCTCGACCTGCACGGCTGGGGCGACCTGCACGAGGAGCTGCACCGCCTGTCCCGCCGCTCCCGCTGGGACGACATGGCGGGCCTGGTGACCGACGAGGTGCTGCACGCCTTCGCCGTCGTCGGCACGCCGGCCGAGGCGCGCGCCGAGCTGACCCGCCGCTACGGCGACGTGGTCACCCGCGTGGCCGCGCCGGTCCTCAGGACCGGATGA
- a CDS encoding thermonuclease family protein, with amino-acid sequence MAHPTGGRRSTTALTALSLITLVSACGGTSGAAGGTTSPSTTTTTTTTTTRTTTTTAPPAVRLAEVVDARTVTLSGGGRVQLGGLAQPGECWAGAATDFLRQALSGRDLRVVGATVLLPDGTDLAVHVLGHGMARAEQTAGAALVAAQDTAKAAGVGLWGAPCSGADVAAPPPPAPVPVPPPAPAPAPVPPAPEPAPRPDPPANAAYYANCAAARAAGAAPLYAGQPGYRSALDRDGDGVACE; translated from the coding sequence ATGGCACACCCCACCGGCGGTCGTCGGTCCACCACCGCGCTGACCGCGTTATCCCTGATCACCCTCGTGAGCGCGTGCGGCGGCACGTCCGGCGCGGCCGGGGGCACGACGTCCCCGTCCACCACGACCACCACCACCACGACGACGACGAGGACCACGACCACCACCGCGCCGCCTGCCGTGCGCCTCGCGGAGGTCGTCGACGCCCGGACCGTCACGCTGTCCGGTGGCGGCCGGGTGCAGCTGGGCGGCCTGGCCCAGCCGGGCGAGTGCTGGGCCGGGGCCGCGACGGACTTCCTGCGCCAGGCGCTGTCGGGCCGGGACCTGCGGGTCGTCGGCGCCACCGTGCTGCTGCCCGACGGGACCGACCTGGCCGTGCACGTCCTCGGCCACGGCATGGCCCGCGCGGAGCAGACCGCCGGGGCAGCCCTCGTCGCCGCGCAGGACACCGCGAAGGCCGCCGGGGTCGGGCTGTGGGGCGCGCCGTGCTCGGGCGCGGACGTGGCCGCACCCCCGCCGCCCGCACCGGTCCCCGTGCCGCCGCCGGCTCCCGCGCCCGCGCCCGTGCCGCCGGCGCCCGAGCCCGCGCCCCGGCCCGACCCGCCCGCGAACGCCGCCTACTACGCGAACTGCGCCGCGGCCAGGGCGGCCGGAGCCGCCCCCCTGTACGCCGGGCAGCCGGGCTACCGGTCCGCGCTGGACCGCGACGGCGACGGCGTGGCCTGCGAGTAG
- a CDS encoding DUF4442 domain-containing protein codes for MSADHSFVADAMKQAVPWVKTSGVEFPEVAGDRVVAELPDREELRNHVGGPHAAMVFGVAETASGAVVMAAFAEHLAKATPLVVRSDIAYRKLALGVLRAEAVLGRPAADVVAELESGTRPEFPVDVTITDAEGVTTGEMTVVWTLRPNR; via the coding sequence ATGAGCGCTGACCACTCGTTCGTCGCCGACGCGATGAAGCAGGCCGTCCCGTGGGTCAAGACCTCCGGCGTGGAGTTCCCGGAGGTCGCCGGTGACCGCGTGGTCGCCGAGCTGCCCGACCGCGAGGAGCTGCGCAACCACGTCGGCGGCCCGCACGCCGCGATGGTGTTCGGCGTCGCGGAGACCGCCTCGGGCGCGGTCGTCATGGCCGCGTTCGCGGAGCACCTGGCCAAGGCCACGCCGCTGGTCGTGCGGTCGGACATCGCCTACCGGAAGCTCGCGCTGGGCGTGCTGCGCGCCGAGGCCGTCCTCGGCCGCCCCGCGGCGGACGTGGTGGCCGAGTTGGAGTCGGGCACCCGGCCGGAGTTCCCGGTGGACGTGACCATCACCGACGCCGAGGGCGTCACGACCGGCGAGATGACCGTCGTCTGGACGTTGCGCCCCAACCGGTGA
- a CDS encoding MarR family winged helix-turn-helix transcriptional regulator, whose amino-acid sequence MVLPVGGEVSVEDDLVVADRLGTALVRMNRMHACVSSHMSKSGMDKASFVLLATLSRLGPARSSALAEAVFSDPSTVSRQVATLVKQGLVERRADPEDGRASVLAVTDAGGRLLDERRRQRNQALVRLFADWEPQDRLRFIEYFERFVGDYEMALPHFIAESGLGPRSEGEK is encoded by the coding sequence ATGGTCCTGCCCGTCGGGGGCGAAGTGTCGGTCGAGGACGACCTGGTCGTGGCCGATCGGCTGGGCACGGCGCTGGTGCGCATGAACAGGATGCACGCCTGCGTCTCGTCGCACATGAGCAAGTCGGGCATGGACAAGGCGTCGTTCGTCCTGCTCGCGACCCTGAGCCGGCTCGGGCCCGCGCGGTCGAGCGCCCTCGCCGAAGCGGTTTTCTCCGACCCCTCCACGGTCAGCCGCCAGGTGGCGACGCTGGTCAAGCAGGGACTGGTCGAGCGCCGCGCGGACCCCGAGGACGGCCGCGCCAGCGTGCTGGCCGTGACCGACGCGGGCGGACGCCTGCTGGACGAACGCCGGCGGCAGCGCAACCAGGCGCTCGTCCGGCTCTTCGCGGACTGGGAGCCTCAGGACCGGCTCCGGTTCATCGAGTACTTCGAGCGCTTCGTGGGGGACTACGAGATGGCGCTGCCGCATTTCATCGCTGAGAGCGGACTGGGGCCGCGCTCAGAAGGGGAGAAGTGA
- a CDS encoding MDR family MFS transporter, translating into MSETTTRADAPPPGAALLTHRQILTILSGLLLGMFLAALDQMIVATAMKTIADELHGQTLQAWATTAYLITATISTPLYGKLSDIYGRKPMYLTAISLFLVGSLLCGIANTMYELAAFRAVQGLGAGGLMSLALAILADITSPRERSRYAGYFMAVFGVSSVAGPVVGGLFAGMESFLGTAGWRWVFLVNVPVALIALAVVAKVLNIPHKRVNHRIDFLGAGLLTVGLVPLLIVAEQGREWGWASPTTLALCALGVLGLAGFAWAEKRMGDEALLPLRLFKRRTFSLGNAVNFLLGLGMFGGMVSLPLYLQIVKGHSATESGLMMLPMTLGIMTAAGTSGSITARTGRYKVFPVVGFGVMTAALFAFSFVGTDTPLYAPLVLMFFLGIGLGLSMQTLLVAIQNDAEPRDMGVATASATFFRQIGGTVGTAVFLSILFSTVGDRIGDALRAAFTRPDFQAALARPENQAFAGALQSGQGFDLDNTEFLSTLDPALARPFLDGFSGSIDLVFLVGSCVTVVGFVIIWFLREVPLSNRSGLERVKDGEDAAAAEDADRPAPIAMH; encoded by the coding sequence ATGTCGGAAACGACGACCCGAGCGGACGCGCCGCCACCCGGCGCCGCCCTGCTCACCCACCGGCAGATCCTGACGATCCTGTCGGGCCTCCTGCTGGGCATGTTCCTGGCCGCGCTCGACCAGATGATCGTGGCCACGGCCATGAAGACCATCGCGGACGAGCTGCACGGCCAGACCCTCCAGGCGTGGGCGACCACGGCCTACCTGATCACCGCGACGATCTCCACGCCGCTGTACGGCAAGCTGTCCGACATCTACGGCCGCAAGCCGATGTACCTGACCGCGATCTCGTTGTTCCTGGTCGGCTCGCTGCTGTGCGGCATCGCGAACACGATGTACGAGCTGGCCGCGTTCCGCGCGGTGCAGGGCCTCGGCGCCGGCGGTCTGATGTCGCTGGCCCTGGCGATCCTCGCGGACATCACCTCACCGCGTGAGCGCAGCCGCTACGCCGGCTACTTCATGGCCGTGTTCGGTGTCTCCAGCGTCGCGGGCCCGGTCGTCGGCGGCCTGTTCGCCGGCATGGAGTCCTTCCTCGGCACGGCCGGCTGGCGCTGGGTGTTCCTGGTCAACGTGCCGGTCGCGCTGATCGCGCTGGCCGTCGTGGCGAAGGTGCTGAACATCCCGCACAAGCGGGTGAACCACCGGATCGACTTCCTCGGCGCGGGCCTGCTCACCGTCGGCCTGGTGCCGCTGCTGATCGTGGCCGAGCAGGGCCGCGAGTGGGGCTGGGCCTCGCCCACCACCCTCGCGCTGTGCGCCCTCGGCGTCCTCGGCCTGGCCGGGTTCGCGTGGGCCGAGAAGCGCATGGGCGACGAGGCGCTGCTGCCGCTGCGCCTGTTCAAGCGCCGGACGTTCTCCCTGGGCAACGCGGTCAACTTCCTGCTCGGCCTCGGCATGTTCGGCGGCATGGTGTCGCTGCCGCTGTACCTCCAGATCGTGAAGGGGCACTCGGCCACCGAGTCCGGTCTGATGATGCTGCCGATGACGCTCGGCATCATGACGGCGGCGGGCACGAGCGGCAGCATCACCGCGAGGACCGGCCGCTACAAGGTCTTCCCGGTCGTCGGGTTCGGCGTGATGACCGCGGCGCTGTTCGCGTTCAGCTTCGTCGGCACCGACACGCCGCTGTACGCGCCGCTGGTCCTGATGTTCTTCCTCGGCATCGGCCTCGGCCTGAGCATGCAGACCCTGCTGGTGGCGATCCAGAACGACGCCGAGCCCCGCGACATGGGCGTGGCGACCGCCTCGGCCACGTTCTTCCGGCAGATCGGCGGCACGGTCGGCACCGCGGTGTTCCTGTCGATCCTGTTCAGCACGGTCGGCGACAGGATCGGCGACGCGCTGCGCGCGGCGTTCACCCGGCCCGACTTCCAGGCGGCGCTGGCGCGGCCCGAGAACCAGGCGTTCGCGGGCGCGCTGCAGAGCGGCCAGGGCTTCGACCTGGACAACACCGAGTTCCTGTCGACGCTCGACCCGGCGCTGGCGCGGCCGTTCCTGGACGGCTTCTCCGGCTCCATCGACCTGGTGTTCCTGGTCGGCTCGTGCGTGACGGTGGTCGGCTTTGTGATCATCTGGTTCCTGCGCGAGGTACCGCTGTCGAACCGGTCCGGCCTGGAGCGGGTCAAGGACGGCGAGGACGCGGCGGCCGCCGAGGACGCCGACCGGCCCGCGCCCATCGCGATGCACTGA
- a CDS encoding inorganic diphosphatase, which translates to MEFDVTIEIPKGVRNKYEMDHKTGRIRLDRTLFTATQYPADYGFVDDTLGEDGDPLDALVLVQEPTFPGCLIRSRAIGMFRMTDEKGGDDKLLCVPAEDPRSEHLRDIHHLSEFYRLEIQHFFEVYKDLEPGKSVEGATWVGRTEAEAEIVRSYQRLKDAVARGEDH; encoded by the coding sequence GTGGAGTTCGACGTCACCATCGAGATCCCCAAGGGGGTCCGCAACAAGTACGAGATGGATCACAAGACGGGGCGCATCCGACTGGACCGCACCCTGTTCACGGCCACTCAGTACCCGGCGGACTACGGGTTCGTCGACGACACGCTGGGCGAGGACGGCGACCCGCTCGATGCGCTGGTCCTGGTCCAGGAGCCGACGTTCCCGGGCTGCCTCATCCGCTCCCGCGCGATCGGCATGTTCCGGATGACCGACGAGAAGGGCGGCGACGACAAGCTGCTCTGCGTCCCGGCGGAGGACCCGCGCTCGGAGCACCTGCGCGACATCCACCACCTGAGCGAGTTCTACCGGCTGGAGATCCAGCACTTCTTCGAGGTCTACAAGGACCTGGAGCCCGGCAAGAGCGTCGAGGGCGCCACCTGGGTCGGCCGCACCGAGGCCGAGGCGGAGATCGTCCGCTCCTACCAGCGCCTGAAGGACGCGGTCGCCCGCGGCGAAGATCACTGA
- the dacB gene encoding D-alanyl-D-alanine carboxypeptidase/D-alanyl-D-alanine endopeptidase, with the protein MPDEPSWPTVDGDEVPREPPTVQVRRPDPPTMRIPAPLPPPPAAVPPRPAAPTPRPPRERPTEIKSEPEPVPEPITESEGTPPPAPPAKRRKRPYLLALAALLVLALAGTTVVGAQRGWFDRTPTATTAAAPPPAPVALSVKGIGADGAAPTAAGVKAALTGPAANPLLAPLTGVVVDPGTGQALWNQGEKTPATPASTTKVLISAAALLSLDHTAQFSTKVVRGAQPGTVVLVGGGDPTLSSLPVGDTTVYPGAPTLDELVAQVKATGPVTQVLFDASRYTGEGLAPGWAPGDVPDGYVSPIQPLMLDGGRGNPKLLDTPRTSTPAADAASALAQRLGVTAAVAPGTAAAGAEVLGEVKSAPVDRLVENLMQNSDNVLAETMAREIAIARGAEPSFAGGAQAVRDVLAQQGFDLATAVFVDGSGLSPNNKLPAKLLADILTAAAKPDASDERTAKLRPLLTALPVAGGSGTLATRFQEAGASAKGWARGKTGTLSGVHSLAGVVVDADGRLVVFAFMSQSTQSGDAVRGALDEMVAALRACGC; encoded by the coding sequence GTGCCCGACGAGCCATCGTGGCCGACCGTCGACGGCGACGAGGTGCCGCGCGAGCCGCCGACGGTGCAGGTCAGGCGTCCCGACCCGCCGACCATGCGCATCCCGGCGCCCCTGCCGCCACCGCCCGCGGCGGTTCCGCCGAGGCCCGCCGCGCCGACGCCGCGCCCCCCGCGCGAGCGGCCGACCGAGATCAAGTCGGAACCTGAACCGGTTCCTGAACCGATCACGGAAAGTGAAGGGACGCCGCCTCCCGCGCCGCCCGCCAAGCGGCGCAAGCGGCCGTACCTGCTCGCGCTCGCCGCCCTGCTCGTGCTGGCGCTGGCCGGCACCACCGTCGTCGGCGCGCAGCGGGGCTGGTTCGACCGCACGCCCACCGCGACGACCGCCGCGGCGCCGCCGCCCGCGCCCGTGGCGCTGTCCGTCAAGGGCATCGGCGCGGACGGCGCCGCGCCCACCGCGGCCGGGGTGAAGGCCGCGCTGACCGGACCGGCGGCCAACCCGCTGCTGGCCCCGCTGACGGGGGTCGTGGTGGACCCGGGCACCGGGCAGGCGCTGTGGAACCAGGGCGAGAAGACCCCGGCCACGCCCGCGTCCACCACCAAGGTGCTGATCTCGGCCGCCGCGCTGCTCTCGCTCGACCACACCGCGCAGTTCTCCACGAAGGTGGTGCGGGGGGCGCAGCCGGGCACCGTCGTGCTGGTCGGCGGCGGAGACCCGACGCTGTCCTCGCTGCCCGTCGGCGACACCACCGTGTACCCCGGCGCACCGACGCTGGACGAACTGGTCGCGCAGGTCAAGGCGACCGGTCCCGTCACGCAGGTGCTGTTCGACGCGTCGCGGTACACCGGTGAGGGCCTCGCGCCCGGCTGGGCGCCCGGCGACGTGCCCGACGGGTACGTGTCGCCGATCCAGCCGCTCATGCTCGACGGCGGTCGCGGCAACCCGAAGCTCCTCGACACGCCCCGCACGTCCACGCCCGCCGCCGACGCGGCGTCCGCGCTGGCCCAGCGGCTGGGCGTGACCGCCGCCGTCGCGCCGGGCACGGCGGCCGCGGGGGCCGAGGTGCTGGGCGAGGTGAAGTCCGCGCCGGTGGACCGGCTGGTCGAGAACCTGATGCAGAACTCGGACAACGTGCTGGCCGAGACGATGGCGCGGGAGATCGCCATCGCGCGGGGCGCGGAGCCGTCGTTCGCCGGTGGCGCGCAGGCCGTGCGGGACGTGCTGGCGCAGCAGGGGTTCGACCTGGCCACGGCGGTGTTCGTGGACGGCAGCGGCCTGTCGCCGAACAACAAGCTGCCCGCGAAGCTGCTCGCGGACATCCTCACTGCGGCGGCCAAGCCCGACGCGTCCGACGAGCGCACGGCGAAACTCCGACCGCTGCTCACGGCCCTGCCGGTCGCGGGCGGCAGCGGCACCCTGGCGACCCGCTTCCAGGAGGCGGGCGCGTCCGCGAAGGGGTGGGCGCGGGGCAAGACGGGCACGTTGAGCGGCGTGCACTCGCTGGCCGGCGTGGTGGTCGACGCGGACGGCCGGCTGGTGGTGTTCGCGTTCATGTCCCAGAGCACGCAGAGCGGCGACGCCGTGCGCGGCGCCCTGGACGAGATGGTCGCCGCCCTGCGCGCCTGCGGCTGCTGA
- a CDS encoding zinc-dependent metalloprotease gives MNPATQQDRSAPVDWDLAVTTATRLVRPGPVVPRAEADVAVGRLRELAVDAEVHVRELTGLGHGLPLRAGEVVDRPGWVRAAVQGLAALTEGALPKQSGAFGGLLAGTAGVQAGVVVAFLSGRVLGQYDPFSDGGRLLLVAPNIVGAQRALDVPGEDFSMWVCLHEGTHRLQFTAVPWLAGHFSAQVAELLAGMDEGGSSRLRDLPKRLREADGIVDLLQAPGQREVLDRLIALSTLLEGHADHVMDAVGPDVVPSVLTIRERFTARRKGGGLLDRVLRTLLGVEAKVRQYAEGAAFTGHVVHAVGMERFNTVWTGPETLPTRAEIADPAAWLRRVRP, from the coding sequence GTGAACCCGGCGACGCAGCAGGACCGCAGTGCACCGGTCGATTGGGACCTGGCCGTCACGACCGCCACCAGGCTCGTGCGGCCCGGCCCGGTGGTGCCCAGAGCAGAGGCGGACGTCGCGGTCGGCCGGTTGCGCGAGCTGGCCGTGGACGCCGAGGTGCACGTCCGCGAGCTGACCGGCCTCGGTCACGGGCTGCCGCTCAGGGCGGGCGAGGTCGTGGACCGGCCGGGCTGGGTGCGCGCCGCCGTGCAGGGGCTCGCCGCGCTGACCGAGGGTGCGCTGCCCAAGCAGTCCGGCGCGTTCGGCGGCCTCCTGGCGGGCACCGCGGGCGTGCAGGCGGGCGTCGTCGTGGCGTTCCTCAGCGGCCGGGTGCTCGGCCAGTACGACCCGTTCTCCGACGGGGGCAGGCTGCTGCTGGTGGCGCCGAACATCGTCGGCGCGCAGCGCGCCCTGGACGTGCCGGGCGAGGACTTCAGCATGTGGGTGTGCCTGCACGAGGGCACGCACCGGCTCCAGTTCACCGCCGTCCCCTGGCTCGCCGGGCACTTCTCCGCCCAGGTCGCCGAGCTGCTGGCCGGCATGGACGAGGGTGGTTCGTCGCGGCTGCGCGACCTGCCGAAGCGGCTGCGCGAGGCGGACGGCATCGTCGACCTGCTCCAGGCGCCCGGCCAGCGCGAGGTGCTCGACCGGCTCATCGCCCTGTCCACGCTGCTGGAGGGCCACGCCGACCACGTGATGGACGCCGTGGGTCCGGACGTCGTGCCGTCGGTGCTGACGATCCGCGAGCGCTTCACCGCCCGCCGCAAGGGCGGCGGCCTGCTCGACCGCGTCCTGCGCACGCTGCTCGGCGTGGAGGCGAAGGTCCGCCAGTACGCCGAGGGCGCCGCGTTCACCGGGCACGTCGTCCACGCCGTCGGCATGGAGCGGTTCAACACCGTGTGGACCGGCCCGGAGACGCTGCCGACCCGCGCCGAGATCGCCGACCCGGCCGCCTGGCTGCGCCGCGTCCGACCGTGA
- the tilS gene encoding tRNA lysidine(34) synthetase TilS: MSGNGPLAEVRTAVRRFLAEHRPEEVAVAVSGGADSLALAAVTAKLTPARAVVVDHGLQDGSTEVAERAARTCRELGLETEVRTVEVTGSGGPEAAARRARYAALRPGRGLVLLGHTRDDQAETVLLGLGRGSGPRSIAGMRPHDPPWGRPLLGVSRATTAAACAELGLTPWHDPHNDDPRFTRVRLRHEVLPLLEDVLRGGVADALARTAAHLREDNDALDELAEAFDGDCCEVAEVEHLPTALRRRVLRRWLLLADVPELSDSHLRRVDALVSDWRGQGGVWLPGGFVARRAHGRLRVEPVQS; encoded by the coding sequence GTGAGCGGGAACGGGCCGCTCGCCGAGGTCCGCACCGCCGTCCGCCGGTTCCTCGCCGAGCACCGGCCCGAGGAGGTCGCCGTGGCGGTCAGCGGCGGCGCGGACTCGCTCGCGCTGGCCGCCGTCACGGCGAAGCTGACCCCGGCGCGCGCGGTCGTCGTCGACCACGGGCTCCAGGACGGGTCGACCGAGGTCGCCGAACGGGCCGCGCGGACGTGCCGCGAGCTGGGTCTGGAGACCGAGGTCCGCACGGTCGAGGTCACCGGATCGGGTGGTCCTGAGGCCGCCGCTCGCCGGGCCCGCTACGCCGCCCTGAGGCCCGGGCGCGGCCTGGTGCTGCTCGGCCACACCCGCGACGACCAGGCCGAGACGGTGCTGCTGGGCCTCGGCCGGGGTTCGGGTCCGCGCAGCATCGCGGGGATGCGGCCGCACGACCCGCCGTGGGGCCGGCCGCTGCTCGGGGTGTCGCGCGCCACCACGGCCGCCGCGTGCGCGGAGCTGGGTCTCACGCCGTGGCACGACCCGCACAACGACGACCCGCGCTTCACCAGGGTCCGCCTGCGCCACGAGGTGCTGCCGCTGCTGGAGGACGTCCTGCGCGGCGGTGTCGCCGACGCGCTCGCCCGCACCGCCGCCCACCTGCGGGAGGACAACGACGCGCTGGACGAGCTGGCCGAGGCGTTCGACGGCGACTGCTGCGAGGTGGCCGAGGTCGAGCACCTGCCGACGGCCCTGCGGCGGCGCGTGCTGCGGCGGTGGCTGCTCCTGGCGGACGTGCCCGAGTTGTCCGACTCGCACCTGCGCAGGGTGGACGCCCTGGTGAGCGACTGGCGTGGTCAGGGCGGTGTCTGGTTGCCCGGCGGCTTTGTGGCACGCCGCGCGCATGGCAGGCTGCGAGTGGAACCAGTGCAGTCATGA
- the hpt gene encoding hypoxanthine phosphoribosyltransferase: MYDGDISSVLITEQEISDKVTELANKVAADYPADGGNDLVLITVLKGAVMFMTDLARALPVPVQLEFMAVSSYGSSTSSSGVVRILKDLDRDIADRDVLIVEDIIDSGLTLSWLLKNLASRRPRSLEVCTLLRKPDAVKVEVPVKYVGFEIPNEFVVGYGLDYAERYRDLPYIGALDPKVYSG; the protein is encoded by the coding sequence GTGTACGACGGCGACATCAGTTCCGTGCTCATCACCGAGCAGGAGATCAGCGACAAGGTCACCGAGCTGGCCAACAAGGTCGCGGCTGACTACCCGGCCGACGGCGGGAACGACCTGGTCCTGATCACCGTGCTCAAGGGCGCGGTGATGTTCATGACCGACCTGGCCAGGGCGTTGCCGGTGCCGGTGCAGCTGGAGTTCATGGCGGTGAGCTCCTACGGCTCGTCGACCTCGTCCTCCGGCGTGGTGCGCATCCTCAAGGACCTCGACCGGGACATCGCGGACCGGGACGTGCTCATCGTCGAGGACATCATCGACTCCGGCCTGACGCTGTCGTGGCTGCTCAAGAACCTCGCGTCGCGCAGGCCGCGGTCGCTGGAGGTGTGCACGCTGCTGCGCAAGCCCGACGCGGTCAAGGTCGAGGTGCCGGTGAAGTACGTCGGCTTCGAGATCCCCAACGAGTTCGTGGTCGGCTACGGCCTGGACTACGCCGAGCGCTACCGCGACCTGCCCTACATCGGGGCCCTGGACCCCAAGGTCTACTCCGGCTGA